From the Burkholderia ubonensis genome, one window contains:
- a CDS encoding DUF3619 family protein translates to MSSAPSNRELEIALKVRRALDERAAALPAATTDRLAAARQAALARKKPEAASAPVFVPAFAGAAGAYGTPPASRPRASFARRLLRAWPLALLLAGLVGIAYWEDMQRTAELADIDAAMLSDDLPLNAYLDHGFNAYLSHAH, encoded by the coding sequence ATGAGCTCCGCTCCCTCGAACCGAGAACTCGAAATCGCGCTGAAGGTGCGCCGCGCGCTCGATGAGCGCGCGGCCGCGCTGCCGGCCGCCACCACCGACCGGCTGGCCGCCGCCCGCCAGGCCGCGCTTGCGCGCAAGAAGCCGGAAGCGGCCAGCGCGCCGGTGTTCGTGCCGGCCTTCGCCGGTGCGGCCGGTGCCTACGGCACGCCGCCCGCGAGCCGCCCGCGCGCGTCGTTCGCGCGCCGCCTGCTGCGCGCGTGGCCGCTCGCGCTGCTGCTCGCCGGCCTCGTCGGCATCGCGTATTGGGAAGACATGCAGCGCACCGCCGAGCTGGCCGACATCGACGCGGCGATGCTCAGCGACGACCTGCCGCTCAACGCGTACCTCGACCACGGGTTCAACGCGTATCTTTCGCACGCCCACTAA